A stretch of Vigna angularis cultivar LongXiaoDou No.4 chromosome 4, ASM1680809v1, whole genome shotgun sequence DNA encodes these proteins:
- the LOC108331155 gene encoding dof zinc finger protein DOF3.5 has protein sequence MFPHTLITAAALQHMLQHHHHFPTPMEQRSRWKPNIEVAPNCPRCASTNTKFCYYNNYSLSQPRYFCKACRRYWTKGGSLRNVPVGGGCRKNRRGKSSSRHNQTQRSFISASSYDTESSPEDAHRNNNGSREIDMALVFAKFLNPKQNVGEDNNASSSSNNYFTPPGVQTENDIAGVQSPNKGLSSDPVIVDSDAVVAIENFGREELSLGEIDELEKLLGVSGDEDGLWCDATLSSSVTWEAPVKEMQLQELEYSMPLNENDAQLLPITSASTLHSMSDTCWSTWSSFDLSAMEMFSSTP, from the coding sequence ATGTTCCCACATACCCTTATTACTGCCGCTGCCCTTCAACACATGTTGCAACATCATCATCACTTTCCAACCCCAATGGAACAACGTTCGAGGTGGAAACCCAACATTGAGGTCGCGCCCAATTGCCCTCGTTGCGCTTCCACCAACACCAAATTTTGTTACTACAATAACTACAGCTTGTCGCAGCCCCGCTATTTCTGCAAAGCCTGCAGACGCTACTGGACCAAAGGCGGCTCTCTCCGCAACGTCCCCGTCGGCGGCGGCTGCCGAAAGAACCGCCGCGGCAAGTCCTCCTCGCGCCACAACCAAACCCAACGCTCTTTCATCTCCGCTTCTTCTTATGACACCGAGTCTTCACCCGAAGATGCCCATCGAAACAACAACGGCTCTCGTGAAATAGACATGGCCCTTGTGTTCGCCAAATTCTTGAACCCAAAACAAAACGTTGGAGAGGATAACAATGCCTCCTCTTCTTCCAACAATTACTTCACACCGCCCGGCGTTCAAACGGAGAATGATATCGCTGGTGTTCAGTCGCCGAACAAGGGTTTGTCGTCGGATCCTGTCATTGTTGACTCCGATGCAGTAGTGGCAATTGAGAATTTCGGTAGGGAGGAATTGAGTTTGGGTGAGATTGACGAGTTGGAGAAGCTTCTGGGTGTgagtggtgatgaagatggtcTCTGGTGTGATGCTACCTTGTCCTCTTCCGTTACTTGGGAAGCACCCGTGAAGGAAATGCAGTTGCAGGAATTGGAATACTCGATGCCGTTGAATGAAAACGATGCCCAATTATTACCCATCACTTCTGCGTCTACCCTGCATTCAATGAGTGACACTTGCTGGAGCACTTGGAGCTCCTTTGATCTTTCAGCCATGGAAATGTTCTCATCAACTCCTTGA